From a region of the Coffea arabica cultivar ET-39 chromosome 3e, Coffea Arabica ET-39 HiFi, whole genome shotgun sequence genome:
- the LOC113736953 gene encoding putative late blight resistance protein homolog R1A-3, producing MEKAAEVAVGFVLQNLVQLIRENRRLIGSDYEKISDLQDDLRLLKTFMADYTEKHYNSSILRALADDIRSRVFEVEDLLDTYNVEKILYKNKNTLSQIVSAKNHQENLRKMGKAVQKLSAKVKRVYDDINDIGGPALVLEEMARHNSIDEHNQIGDNEEADRIIGFTDATDEVLKLLGGQELVQLGKSEAEEQTPSGAEQHGESKQLEVVPIHGMLGLGKTTLAKKVLNDPRIEYHFFTRIFVPVSNVYNKQEVLFSILSAFTENIKDQNLSMKELEDKVKEALKNKYLIVIDDVWATEAWDDLKNVFPDNNKGSRVLITTQLEPVAKYVTTKTEPYKLQFMNDDEAEKLLRTKVFDGNKCPKELLSLERKILAKCQGLPLAIVVIAGILWLHPRDPEWWDDVLHGVAEFVGDSQKIIDDAIRRSYDILHPTLKLCFLYLGVFPEDLEIKASKLWQLWIAEGFIPESENASKEEIAEECLGELVGRNLVMVEQRTLSGRIKTCRIQDMLRYFSKKIAKAEGLFQETQVRTSSSSSARRLFCNNSQFSQSVCEKQPAEKARSFLSFGHDEIKLDPNLSPDDVFKHFKLLQVLDILSVKLPTVHLPKKLSNLVLLKFIAINSEVETLPKIMSSLLNLQTLIVQTGSPTLDIQADIWVMTKLRHLVTNSSMSLPRCQEQSTICLNLQTLSAVSPESLTNELFERATNLKKLGISGNLGVLMKANGESNLFDHFCKLNSLERLKLCSNDVNSKLLALPQPHKFPERLTKLSLQNTSLGWDQMSILGKLRYLEVLKLKDYAFTGEDWQTEEGGFRSLKVLFIEATDLNCWEAQANDFPELRRLILKQCKQLWRIPPDFVDMKKLEDIHLEHTTGSVISSARRIRQSQIDMLQHQKLNDKKTTPTRIIVYPPEY from the exons ATGGAAAAGGCTGCAGAGGTTGCAGTAGGATTTGTGTTACAAAATCTGGTGCAGTTGATCCGTGAGAACCGTAGATTGATAGGTAGTGATTATGAAAAAATCAGCGATCTACAGGACGACCTCCGTCTCTTGAAGACCTTCATGGCTGACTACACTGAAAAGCACTACAATTCAAGCATCCTGAGGGCGCTGGCGGACGATATCAGAAGCCGGGTTTTCGAGGTTGAAGATCTCCTGGATACATACAACGTGGAGAAGATACTCTACAAAAATAAGAATACACTCAGCCAAATAGTAAGCGCCAAAAACCACCAAGAAAACCTTCGGAAAATGGGTAAGGCAGTACAAAAGTTGAGCGCAAAGGTGAAGCGGGTATACGACGATATCAACGATATTGGGGGGCCTGCTTTGGTATTGGAAGAGATGGCAAGACATAATTCAATTGATGAACACAATCAG ATTGGAGACAATGAAGAGGCTGACAGAATCATTGGGTTTACGGATGCAACTGATGAAGTATTGAAACTTCTCGGCGGCCAAGAACTTGTTCAGCTGGGCAAATCCGAGGCAGAGGAGCAGACCCCGTCCGGGGCAGAGCAACATGGTGAGTCTAAGCAGCTAGAAGTAGTGCCAATCCACGGAATGCTTGGACTAGGAAAGACGACACTTGCAAAGAAGGTCTTGAATGACCCAAGAATTGAGTATCATTTTTTCACTCGCATATTCGTCCCGGTTTCAAATGTTTACAATAAGCAAGAAGTGCTTTTTAGTATACTAAGTGCCTTCACCGAGAACATTAAGGATCAAAACCTGTCCATGAAAGAATTAGAAGACAAGGTCAAAGAGGCCTTGAAGAATAAGTATTTGATTGTGATCGATGATGTTTGGGCCACCGAAGCATGGGACGATCTCAAGAATGTTTTTCCAGACAACAACAAGGGCAGTAGGGTGCTGATAACTACCCAGCTCGAGCCTGTGGCCAAATATGTTACAACGAAGACTGAACCCTATAAGTTGCAATTTATGAATGACGATGAAGCTGAAAAATTGCTGAGGACTAAGGTTTTCGATGGCAACAAATGTCCCAAGGAACTGCTGTCCCTTGAACGGAAAATTCTGGCTAAATGTCAAGGGCTACCACTAGCAATAGTGGTAATAGCAGGTATTCTTTGGCTTCATCCAAGAGATCCAGAGTGGTGGGATGATGTGCTTCATGGCGTGGCTGAGTTTGTGGGTGATAGCCAAAAGATAATAGATGATGCGATAAGACGGAGTTATGATATCTTGCATCCAACACTCAAATTGTGTTTTCTCTACCTTGGTGTCTTCCCCGAAGACTTGGAGATCAAAGCCTCAAAATTGTGGCAACTGTGGATCGCTGAAGGGTTCATACCCGAATCTGAGAATGCAAGCAAGGAGGAGATAGCAGAGGAATGTTTGGGGGAATTGGTTGGTAGGAATCTAGTGATGGTGGAACAGAGAACCTTAAGTGGTCGGATTAAGACTTGTCGCATCCAAGACATGCTGCGTTACTTTTCCAAGAAGATAGCCAAAGCGGAAGGTCTATTCCAAGAAACTCAAGTGCGTACCAGTTCATCATCTTCTGCCCGTCGCCTTTTCTGCAACAACTCCCAATTCTCCCAATCCGTTTGCGAAAAACAGCCTGCTGAGAAAGCACGATCATTCTTGAGCTTTGGCCACGATGAAATTAAGCTGGATCCAAATCTCAGCCCGGATGATGtatttaagcacttcaaactACTGCAGGTGCTGGATATTTTATCTGTTAAGCTTCCTACTGTACATCTTCCCAAAAAACTATCTAACCTTGTTCTCCTAAAGTTCATAGCCATCAATTCTGAGGTCGAGACTCTTCCCAAGATTATGTCTAGCCTACTTAACTTGCAGACTCTCATAGTTCAAACAGGGTCCCCGACTCTTGATATACAAGCAGACATTTGGGTAATGACAAAGCTAAGGCATCTAGTTACTAATTCCTCCATGTCCTTGCCCAGATGTCAGGAGCAATCCACAATCTGTTTAAACCTACAAACTCTGTCTGCAGTTTCACCTGAAAGCCTCACAAATGAACTGTTTGAAAGAGCTACAAATCTCAAGAAGCTTGGTATATCTGGGAATTTAGGCGTTCTTATGAAGGCCAATGGTGAGTCTAATTTGTTTGACCATTTTTGCAAACTCAACTCCCTTGAAAGGTTGAAGTTGTGCAGTAATGATGTGAATTCCAAGCTGCTTGCCCTTCCTCAACCACACAAATTCCCTGAAAGGCTAACAAAGCTGAGTTTGCAAAACACAAGCCTAGGTTGGGATCAAATGTCTATACTTGGAAAGCTTCGGTATCTGGAGGTTCTCAAGTTGAAGGACTATGCTTTTACAGGAGAGGATTGGCAGACAGAAGAAGGGGGGTTTCGCTCTCTAAAAGTTTTGTTCATTGAAGCTACTGATTTGAACTGTTGGGAGGCTCAAGCCAATGATTTCCCAGAGCTAAGACGCCTTATCCTCAAGCAATGCAAACAACTTTGGCGAATCCCACCTGACTTTGTAGACATGAAGAAGCTCGAGGATATTCACCTAGAACATACCACAGGTTCAGTAATTTCATCAGCTAGGAGAATTAGGCAATCACAGATAGATATGCTTCAACATCAAAAGTTAAATGATAAGAAAACTACCCCAACTAGGATCATTGTCTATCCTCCAGAATACTGA